The Nitrospira sp. genome includes the window TGAAGAATATGCCCGTTTCGTGCGGCAATGGGTGCCGCTCCGTGCCCGTGTACAGTCGGATGATGATCTGGTGCGATGGCCGTGGGAAACCAATGATCTTGAAACGGAGCTTCGTCGGCTCCACGAAGAGGGCGGGAGTACCCTCGCGAAGTTGCATGGTGAACGACAGGCACAACAGCATCGTGCTCAACAGAACGTGCTGCGTGTGGAAGAACGGTTGCGCGCGCTCTCCTCGCAAATTGATGCCATTGATGGCCGCATTGTCTTAGGAGGCAAGCCCGTCCAAACCGATTTATTGGTGAAGCAGGCCAGATCATTTTTGGATCAGCATGACTATCAGCGCTCAATTGAAGCTGCTGATTTGGCCGGCAAGGCCTTGCACGTGCAGTCCGCACTTCTTGCCCGCGAACTTGGGCGGTATGCGGATGAGCAGCACATCCGCAGGTGGCAGGCCATGGCGCAGCAGACGATCGAGTGGTCCCGCACTCACCGATCAACGGCCATTGTCGTCAGCAAGGCAGAGAGAACCCTGACGCTCTATAAAAACGGGAGCAGGGTGCTATCATATCCTGTCCGTTTAGGGTTCAATGGTATTCGTGAAAAACAATTCCAGGGTGACGGTGCGACTCCAGAGGGACGATATCGCATCATAGATAAGCGCGGAGCGGGCCGGACGCAGTTCTACCGGGCGCTGGTTTTAGATTACCCGAACCAGGATGATCGCCGTCGATTTGTGCAAGGCAAGAAGGTTGGTCGTATCCCTGCCTCGAAGCAGATCGGAGGCCAGATCGAAATCCATGGCGTCGAAAATGAGTTGATGGCGCAAACGCTCGGTTGTGTCATGCTCGACAATGTCCAGATGAGCGCGCTGTTCGAGCGGGTGGAGCCCGGGAGCGTGGTCAGCATCGTCGGCGCCTTGACCGGGCGCAACGCGGTCGCGACGGCCTTGGCTCAGCTGGGAGAGCATGGAGAAGAAACCTGAGACGACTTCCATGAAGCGAGTCATTCTCCTTATAGTTTCGGTCCTCTCCTTCGGCCTGCTCGTGGCCCTGATTCCGTACAGCAGCAGTCAGCTTCAGTCCTCCATTGCTTCGGCCCCTCAGCCTCTCGCTGTAGATCCAGTCGTGCTCCGAGGTTTGCAAAATCAATACAAGGGCCTCAAGAAACAGCTCGCGCAATTTTCGCCCCACCAACATTACATTCTTGTGGACACCGCGCGAAATCACCTCTATGTCAAACGCAGCCAAGAGATCGTGCTGGATGCCATTGCCTCTACCGGCAGCGGAGTGGTGCTCGATAAGCCGGGCGAAAGCAATACCCAATGGGTCTTCGATACACCGCGTGGAGAATTTACGGTGCAGTCCAAATTGACGCATCCCGCCTGGGTGAAACCGGATTGGGCGTTCATTGAAGAAGGGCTCATGGTTCCCAAGAATCCCGCCGACCGAGTCGAACAAGGCGTGCTGGGCGACTATGCGCTCGGGTTTGGCAAAGGCTATTTTATTCATGGCACGCTCTATACTCGGTTGCTCGGCAAGAACGTCACCCATGGGTGTATTCGGCTCAATGACGATGACCTAAAAAGTGTCTATCAGCTCGCCCGAGTTGGGACACCGATCATGATATTTTAGTTCACGCTCCTCGTGCAGATGCTGTTCATGCCTTTATCCATCCTTCTTTCCGTGGTTCTTCTTTTCTCGGTTCCCGGTTGGGCTGCCGAAGGTGAGGCGTTTCCCGATCTGGACATGAACAATCCTGTGGCGCTACAGGAGGGCTCGCGGGTTCTCGAAGAAGAACTCAAGCTGGCCGCGCGGCCTCAAACCTATCTGCTCATGGATCTTGTGTCAGGGGTCATCCAAATCAAGGCTCGGGGCGTGGAGCTTCACCGGCTTCCCATTGCCGCATGGACGGCCACTGAGCTTCCACGATTGACGGGCATCTTTCGCTTGACGGCCCGTCCGCCGGTGGTTCGCCGCAAGATCGATCCGTCTGCAACGACCGAGCAGGAGCCGATTTCCTTGTCCGACATGCCGACCGAATACCGGCTGTCATTTGCCCCGGCGATGACGATCGACGTCGAGTCTGCCGGGGAGCAAGGGGCGTTAGGATGGATTCACGCGACAAGCCGGAAGGCCTGGAAACAGCTCGGTCTCTGGAAACAGCATCTTGGCGGAGTCCAGTCATCAAGTGCAGCCCCGCCGCTCAGTATCACCCTCTCCAGCGAGCAGGCCCGGTCCCTAGCCTGGTCCACCGTGGACGGGATGCCTGTGGTCATCCGTCGCCCCTCCGAGCCATAGCAAGTCACCGCTGTCGGTCCGCATTGCGTTTTTCGGCCTGGATTTCTAAGATGCAGTAACGTGCTACTCATAAGCCTTCGGTGACTCAACCAAGGAGAGCCCCACATGGCCATTCCCTTCAGAGAGCATCTTGCCGAGACGTACGACGCATTGATCCGCGATGCGAGGGAATCGGTCGTTCGCAATCAAGTTGTGGAGAGACTGTGGTCCAAAGATCATCGGCTGTGGAAGCCTGATCCCGCTGAAATTGCCAATCGGCTGGGGTGGCTGACCTTGCCCGACGGCATGCGTGCGCACGTGCAAGCGTTGAAAACAGTAACTGTCACGGCGAGGAAAGAGAGCATCAGGGATATCGTCCTGCTCGGCATGGGCGGCAGCAGCCTCGGCCCCGAAGTCTTTCGTGCATCGTTCGGTTCAAAGAAGGGGGCCCCGCGCCTCTGGGTACTCGACTCGACCGTGCCGGGATGGGTTCGTCTGGTGACCAAGTCGATTCATCCTGCCCGCACGCTCTTTCTCGTGGCCAGCAAGTCGGGTGGGACAATCGAGGTCATGTCGCTCTTCGCCCACTTCTGGAAGCTTGTAGCTGGAGCGAAGGGCAATCGCGGAGGACAGCAGTTCATAGCTATCACCGATCCAGGCACTGGTCTCGAGACCATGGCGCGGGAACACGGCTTTCGGCAAATTTTCAGCAATCCGTCTGATATCGGGGGACGCTATTCCGTCCTCTCGTTGTTTGGATTAGTCCCGGCGGCATTGATGGGCCTGGATATTTCTCGATTATTGGAGCGCGCTGGGAAGATGGCCGACCGCTGTCGCGAGAGTCGTGTGATAGAAGACAACCCGGGTGCCTACCTTGGATTGGCGATGGGGGCGCTCGCCAAAGCCGGGAGGGACAAGGTGACCATTCTCGCGTCCTCCCCCATCGATACCTTTGGCTTGTGGGCCGAGCAATTAATAGCTGAAAGTACCGGCAAAGAAACCAAGGGGATTGTCCCGGTCGCGCAGGAGCCGGTGCTTGCACCGGGGATGTATGGATCCGATCGATTTTTCATTTATCTCAGGCTGAAGGGCGCAACAAACGAGGCCTTGGATCGTCAGGTGGGGGCCCTCGCGCGCGCGGGCCATCCCGTTCTCACGTTTGCGCTTCGTGATCCGTATGATCTCGGTGCTGAATTTTTCCGTTGGGAATATGCGACCGCTGTTGCAGGCCATGTTCTCGGTATCCAGCCGTTCGATCAGCCGAATGTACAGGAGAGTAAAGACAATACCAGGCGAGTGCTCGATGGCTATCAGGCCACCGGCCGGCTGCCTGAAACTACGGTGAGTAGTCCGCGTGAAGCGGCTGCCGGGCTGGCTAGCCACCTCCCCGCCGGTTCCTATGTCGCCATCTTGGCGTATACGACGCCCTCAAAGCCTCTCGCAGCCGCGATCCGTCGTCTGAGGAAGGCCTTGGTGCAGCAGCATCATGTCACGACAACGTTCGGGTACGGCCCCCGCTACTTGCATTCGACCGGACAGTTGCACAAAGGCGGACCGGCGAGCGGCGTCTTTCTGGAGCTCGTCGATCGTATGACGCCGGATCTCCCGATTCCGGCGCAAACTTTTTCATTCGGCACTTTGGCAAAGGCCCAGGCGACCGGCGATCTCGAATCGTTGCAGGCTCACGGCCGTCCCGCAATTCGGGTCATGCTTGGGGCCAACCCGGTAGCCACAGTCAATGCCATAGTCAGCCGACTCTGCCCTGTTCCGCGACGGCCACGTCGGAAAGCCATCTCGGTGGAACGGCATGCGAGCCGTCGTCATCGGTAACATGTCGTCTTCTCCCGATATTCTGGTGTGTCAGCCTGGCCAGGGTTGGCTAGACAAGGCGTGCGGCCTATTCCGAGACATCACCGATCAGGCCGTTCAGTCACAGGGTTCTTGTGTCGTTGCTCTTTCCGGAGGATCGACTCCCCGAGCACTCTATGGAGCGCTGACGTCACCTGAATGGAAAACTCAATGTCAGTGGGATCGAATGATCTTTCTGTTCGGCGATGAGCGCGGCGTCCCACCCGATCACCCCGACAGCAACTATGGACTCGCCCTGGAGGCATTGTTCCGCCCGTTGGGGATCGGATCGTCACAGGTCCATCGAATGAAAGGCGAATCCGCAGACCTCAGATTGGCCGCGGCGGATTATGAGCGGACGGTCAGGGCCCTCACGCATAGTCCCTCACCGGCGATACCCCGTTTGGACCTGGTTCTTCTCGGTTTGGGCGAGGATGGTCATACGGCATCGCTCTTTCCAGGGACGCCCGCCTTGTCAGAGGCGAATCATCTGGTCACGGTCGGGCTATCGCCGAAAGGGATTCCTTCTCGTTTGACCCTGACCCTAGGTGTGATCAACCGGGCGACTGTGGTACTGTTCCTCGTGACCGGCGCCGGGAAGGCGGAGACGGTTCGTGCGGTGCTCCAGTCGCAAACCCAGGCGGAGCGGGCACTGCCGGCGGCTCAGGTAAAGCCGGACAGCGGACGGCTTCTGTGGCTGCTCGATGAATCCGCGGCGGCCGCTCTCATGCGATAAGACAGACGAGAAGGACTGACGATGATTCTGGCAGGCGATATCGGTGGAACCAAGACGAATCTAGCCCTCTATGATTGGCCCGCCGAGCGGGTGGAACCGGTGAGGCTCGAGACCTTTCATAGTGCCGACTACAAATCACTCGAGGAGATTCTGGAAGAATTTCTCACACCGCCGAAGCCGCCGATGCTGTTGGACGATATCGAAGTCGCGGCGTCCAGTGAGGAAGAGACGGAGGTGGAATCCCTTCCGGAAGAACCCATCAAGCTCACTGCGGCCTGCTTTGGGGTTGCCGGCCCGGTGATCGAAAATCACTCCCGGACGACCAACTTGCCGTGGGTGGTGGATGGGGCGGCGATAGCCAAACGATTCGATATTCCCCGCGTGCAACTGCTCAACGATCTTGAGGCGACCGCCTACGGGATCCTACTCTTACGGCCTGATGAACTGGAGGTGCTCAATCCCGGCAATCCTCCGAAAAAACGCCAGGCACTGGCGCTCATCGCGGCCGGGACCGGGCTCGGCGAGGCGATTCTCTTCTGGGACGGCAAGTCCTATCGTCCGATGCCGTCGGAAGGCGGCCATGCCGACTTCGCTCCGAACAACGACTACGAGATCGAACTGCTGCGCTACCTGCGCAGCCAATTCCTCCACGTCAGTTATGAGCGAATTCTTTCAGGCCCCGGGCTGAATGCGATCTACGAATATGTTCGTGACACGAAAAAG containing:
- the glk gene encoding glucokinase — translated: MILAGDIGGTKTNLALYDWPAERVEPVRLETFHSADYKSLEEILEEFLTPPKPPMLLDDIEVAASSEEETEVESLPEEPIKLTAACFGVAGPVIENHSRTTNLPWVVDGAAIAKRFDIPRVQLLNDLEATAYGILLLRPDELEVLNPGNPPKKRQALALIAAGTGLGEAILFWDGKSYRPMPSEGGHADFAPNNDYEIELLRYLRSQFLHVSYERILSGPGLNAIYEYVRDTKKNEPTWLAEKIKAGDPAAEIAEAGLKGQADIAKQTLDLFASIYGAEAGNLALKALSLDGVYVAGGMAPKLIKKLQDGTFMKAFINKGRYKRLLSNMPVRVVMNQQTALLGAASVAAALSQGPTP
- a CDS encoding L,D-transpeptidase gives rise to the protein MEKKPETTSMKRVILLIVSVLSFGLLVALIPYSSSQLQSSIASAPQPLAVDPVVLRGLQNQYKGLKKQLAQFSPHQHYILVDTARNHLYVKRSQEIVLDAIASTGSGVVLDKPGESNTQWVFDTPRGEFTVQSKLTHPAWVKPDWAFIEEGLMVPKNPADRVEQGVLGDYALGFGKGYFIHGTLYTRLLGKNVTHGCIRLNDDDLKSVYQLARVGTPIMIF
- the pgl gene encoding 6-phosphogluconolactonase, with protein sequence MSSSPDILVCQPGQGWLDKACGLFRDITDQAVQSQGSCVVALSGGSTPRALYGALTSPEWKTQCQWDRMIFLFGDERGVPPDHPDSNYGLALEALFRPLGIGSSQVHRMKGESADLRLAAADYERTVRALTHSPSPAIPRLDLVLLGLGEDGHTASLFPGTPALSEANHLVTVGLSPKGIPSRLTLTLGVINRATVVLFLVTGAGKAETVRAVLQSQTQAERALPAAQVKPDSGRLLWLLDESAAAALMR
- a CDS encoding glucose-6-phosphate isomerase; amino-acid sequence: MAIPFREHLAETYDALIRDARESVVRNQVVERLWSKDHRLWKPDPAEIANRLGWLTLPDGMRAHVQALKTVTVTARKESIRDIVLLGMGGSSLGPEVFRASFGSKKGAPRLWVLDSTVPGWVRLVTKSIHPARTLFLVASKSGGTIEVMSLFAHFWKLVAGAKGNRGGQQFIAITDPGTGLETMAREHGFRQIFSNPSDIGGRYSVLSLFGLVPAALMGLDISRLLERAGKMADRCRESRVIEDNPGAYLGLAMGALAKAGRDKVTILASSPIDTFGLWAEQLIAESTGKETKGIVPVAQEPVLAPGMYGSDRFFIYLRLKGATNEALDRQVGALARAGHPVLTFALRDPYDLGAEFFRWEYATAVAGHVLGIQPFDQPNVQESKDNTRRVLDGYQATGRLPETTVSSPREAAAGLASHLPAGSYVAILAYTTPSKPLAAAIRRLRKALVQQHHVTTTFGYGPRYLHSTGQLHKGGPASGVFLELVDRMTPDLPIPAQTFSFGTLAKAQATGDLESLQAHGRPAIRVMLGANPVATVNAIVSRLCPVPRRPRRKAISVERHASRRHR
- a CDS encoding L,D-transpeptidase — translated: MAASLVRNGLIALAQGFFLAGALSACAQAIPPELVSAIDRIDQQLVALKAPEIAPEEYARFVRQWVPLRARVQSDDDLVRWPWETNDLETELRRLHEEGGSTLAKLHGERQAQQHRAQQNVLRVEERLRALSSQIDAIDGRIVLGGKPVQTDLLVKQARSFLDQHDYQRSIEAADLAGKALHVQSALLARELGRYADEQHIRRWQAMAQQTIEWSRTHRSTAIVVSKAERTLTLYKNGSRVLSYPVRLGFNGIREKQFQGDGATPEGRYRIIDKRGAGRTQFYRALVLDYPNQDDRRRFVQGKKVGRIPASKQIGGQIEIHGVENELMAQTLGCVMLDNVQMSALFERVEPGSVVSIVGALTGRNAVATALAQLGEHGEET